Proteins found in one Panicum hallii strain FIL2 chromosome 4, PHallii_v3.1, whole genome shotgun sequence genomic segment:
- the LOC112890330 gene encoding RING-H2 finger protein ATL57-like, with protein sequence MILFSGRGAFLVRIACIVLVPAGMIAGSMLYFIGFRWGLSILVLVTVLFCLHWPFVADHIGDDGGGSLPVRQVQQPAPGSEPLQPRGVGLGASAIAALPAYSYEKKSGGDECAVCLGELQRGEVVKQLPACAHLFHDGCVDAWLRSHVTCPVCRSLVDAWAPVAAGIVLRTE encoded by the coding sequence ATGATCCTCTTCAGCGGCAGAGGTGCGTTCCTTGTCAGGATCGCGTGCATCGTGCTCGTTCCAGCCGGAATGATCGCGGGCTCGATGCTGTACTTCATCGGCTTCCGGTGGGGCCTCAGCATCCTCGTCCTCGTCACCGTTCTCTTTTGCCTCCACTGGCCGTTCGTCGCCGACCACATCGGTGACGACGGGGGCGGGAGCCTCCCGGTGCGGCAAGTGCAGCAGCCGGCGCCAGGGTCGGAGCCCTTGCAACCTCGCGGCGTCGGCCTGGGTGCCTCCGCGATAGCCGCCCTGCCGGCCTACTCGTACGAGAAAAAATCCGGCGGCGACGAGTGCGCGGTCTGCctcggcgagctgcagcgcggGGAGGTGGTGAAGCAGCTCCCCGCGTGTGCGCATCTGTTCCACGACGGGTGCGTCGATGCGTGGCTGAGATCGCATGTCACCTGCCCGGTGTGCCGCTCTCTGGTCGATGCCTGGGCGCCGGTGGCCGCCGGAATTGTGCTGCGGACGGAATAG